Part of the Zingiber officinale cultivar Zhangliang chromosome 6A, Zo_v1.1, whole genome shotgun sequence genome, AATGTTTTTAGGAAAGGGTTATATAACCGATGGGTTATTCAAGCTTAGTATATTACGCCTAAGGTTAATAAAATTGTAAACTCTTCcgtttatatgcttgagtcttcatgtttgtggcatggtagactatgaCATATTAACTATGATATGTTGCATAGATTAATTAATATACAAAGCATACTAACATTCCACCTTGGCGTGAAACACAAATGTgaaatttgtgttgaagcaaaaatgacaaggtTATCCTTTTAATATGTTGAAAGAAATAACAAACCACTCGACCTAATTTACACTAACATATGCAACCTACAAGGAACACTGATACGTGGTAGGAATAAATACTGTAGGatccaaaagaatttagatatctccacaatagcataatattgtccactttgggcctaggccctcatggctttgctcttgggctctccccaaaaggcctcatgccaatggagatatctttctcttataaacccatgatcttttccatgtgttttcaatatgggactatgtttgcaaccttgcaaccccaacaatccccccctcaaacaaaggaccatgggcttcccacgtccgatccttgacccaccaggtcttcctgcccctcggtccacccgacctactaggacttcctgcctggtgtctggtcctcttgatccgaacataggagcccccactttctttgttcgaggtcaatattgtactcacatggttcaatcagaccatagctcttgtgcacagtcggcggttaaaccttctggcagttcgggctctgataccaattgtaggatccaaaagaatttagatatctccacaatagcataatattgtccactttgggcctaggccctcatggctttgctcttgggctctccccaaaaggcctcatgccaatggagatatctttctcttataaacccatgatcttttccatgtgttttcaatatgggactatgtttgcaaccttgcaaccccaacaaatacttcatcacttttatagatgataatacaaaatactgttgtgtgtatcttctcaaaagaaTGGATGAAGCTATAAAGAAATTTGTTCTCTACAAGATTAAGGTTGAATACCAACTTAATAAAatgattaaggtggttcgaatcAACCGAGATGGTGAATATGTATAATAATTCGCTAAGTTTGTTGAACATGAGATCAAACATGATATaacaactccttatactccttagtaaaatggagttgctgagtgaAAGAATcacactctaaaggagatgataaatgctcttctattaagGTTTGGACTGCTAGAGTTCATGTGAGGGGAAGTTGTGTTgatagctaattaccttttaaataaggtgtctcGAAGTAAAATAGATAAGAACACTTATGAGTTGTGAAATGGAAGATAACCatcctataaatatttataaatataaggGTGTCTTGTCAAAGTTTTGGTGTTTGATCCAAAAAGGATTAGGATAGGGCCAAAAaatgttgattgcatatttattggatatgtatAAATAGTAGTACATATCAATTTTTTGCGTATGAGTCACAAATATCAGATATACACAATAACTCGATATTAGAATCGAGAAATGCATCGTTCTTCGAGTATGTGTTTCAGTATACAACCCAAGAGGAGGTAAGTTCCTCAAAACGAATATATGAAAcataagaggaagaagatgatgataaaTTAGTTGAGGTTTAGTAAAATAGCTCAGGTGGAAAAATTCTACAGaacagattttatcactttcatataGAAAAGTTACCCCAAAGTTACTCAGAAACAGTAAcgtcttctgatggacctcactagaAAGAGACAATTGTATCTGAGATGAATTCTATCTTATAAAATCACATTTGAAAATCTATGAATCTTCCTCAATTGTAAACCACTAGGTTAcaaatggatcttcaagaaggaaatgaaattagatgacatatttgataagtataaggtCAGATTGGTAATTAAAGGATACTGATAATGAGAAtgtcttgattactttgatatgtaTTCTCAAGTGTTGGGAATAACTTTCATTAGAGTATTATTGGCTATCGTCACTCTATGAATATGGAAATATATTAGATGAATGTAAAGACAGTCTTTCTAAACTATAATTTATAAGAGAAAATTTATATGAAACAACCTGAAGGGTTTTCTATGCTAGGACAGAAAAACGACGTCTGTAAATTGATTAAGTCATTATAACTTAAAATAAGAACCAAAGTAGTGACATGAAAAATTTAATAATGTCATGAAGAAATGTAGATTCAAAACTAATGAATATGATAAATGTATCTACATGAAAGCTATTGAATGACTATATCATCTTGTGCgtatatatagatgacatacttattattgggagtaatgataagataaataAATCCACTAAAAACATGTTTAAGTCaatatttgacatgaaagacatagaTCTAACTGATATAATTCTAGAAATCAAAATTCCTATAACAAcaaaaggacttgttcttagttattttcattacgtggacaagattcttgaaaaAATCACTAAGGTTGATACTGTATTAGCACAAATACCGATAaatatgagtcaacatctatcaaaaaattgaggagaaagtatctctcagatagagtacttttaagtgattggaagtctgatgtaacTGATAAATTATACACGATTAGACTTAGCCCACGCAGTAAGTAAACTAAGTAAATGCACAAGTAATCCCAATGTTGAGTactagaaagggataacaagagtactgagataATTGAGGTATGCTTGTGAATATAGACTGCATTATACACGATATCCTGCTATAATCAAAGGATATAGTAATGCGAGCTGAATATCTGATATACAAGATTCTATGAGTGGATGTGTATTCACTTTAAGAGGTGCAGTCATTTCATGAAAATCTTCTAAGTAAACTGTAATAATCATATCCATAATTGAatttgagtttgtagctcttgacaaatatgATGAAGAGGTTGAATAACTAGGATAATTCTTAGAAGACATTCCTAAATGGCCGAAATCGATGCTGACAATctacatacattgcgatagtcaatcagtaaTTGACTGAGCATAGAATCATATGTATAATGATAAGTCTAGACATATGCATTGTAGACATAAGATCATTAGACAACTATTCTCAATAAGAGTTGTCACTGTTTAGCAAACTAAAGGTTAAATAGAGAGTTAGTTACAAGTTTATCATGAGGGATAAGCTTGAAGATGATGAGAAATATTGgtgcaaaggaaacccaacctATGCAAACTGGAGAtctcaagaactaggttcaaatggATAACAGAACTGCACCAACAAAGTTGCTCATTATGGGGAAACAATCTAGTAGATTAGTGAAGGATGAAGGTTAAGCACACAACTTTTAATGATCTAATAGAATAATATGGAATGCACTTAAAAGATCATTTATGTGAGCAAGAAGTGGAGCTGTTTCGAAGAATATTGAAGGCATAATTCTTAGAATTTCTCACAGAACCAAGTGTGtttatggccaagaacgaacacattcATAAAAACTGAGTTGTATCAAGGAGTGTTATGAGTGAGACATTTCAATGCTTACACAGACAATATAACAGTTtaaggacatcatgtctattaACAACCAGTAAGGAAATAGATCTTTATAAGGAAAGGTTCAAAAGGTAAAATATACTTGTCCTATACTAAAATCAACATCTGAATACTATCATATACCATATTTCTATTCATGTGAGGGATTATTAAAAATGTGAATGGGAAAGAGGTCGAAAGGAAAAAAAGAAGATTTcattatgaatgagactttagtcgtATATTGGAAATCTCTTGGTAAGTttattggtttaaattattaCACATGTATcaatgatgtgaacaaatgcatagaGAGACTCTTTCTCACACATGAGTATGCAAGGGGATGCAAGTCCAAGACTCGAATTGCACTAAACCAAGTTGATTGGTGTGTAAGCATGACTTACGTCCTTTAAATGAGATAATTAACTAATATTTTGCTACACTTTTTGTTGTTGCTTAAATGTAAAATGAATGAATTAATTGAGATTAATTTCATCGGATTGAAATCGATGAGTAGAATGGCTAGCTAGTAATGACATTGAATCACCTTTATTCGGCCATTTACTACCGTTAAATACTAAGCTCCTTTATAAGAAGGTCATTAGTAGAGCAAGGAAAGAGAATTTAGAGTAGATGCTCAAGCAAATCATTCCACCTTTATTCcccactttttctctcttctgtGCACCTGCTCGGTAGATTCATCCGTGATAGTAATCGGGTACGTCCTCAGTTCGTCATGATCCACCAATGCTTGATGGTGATCATAGTATGACGTTGAATTATAGGAAATAAATGACCCGAAAGAACCTCAAAGCACATCTGGAGGTCGGGTGAATCTATTTCAAGAAAACTACTTGAAAGAAGGCCTTAGCATCTTCATTTCGTAACTCAAGAATCCAGATTCTTCTTTTTGACTCAGTATCCACTTAGAAACATTTAGCTTCTATTCGGTGTCCACTCGGGAGCACTCAAATTCAGCTCGACATCCATTCAATAGCACTTGGATTTCACTCAGCATCCACTCAGGAGAACTTGGCTTCCGCTCGGTATCCACTCGAGAGCACTTGGCTTTCATTTGGCATCAACTCGAGAGAACTCAACCCCGACAGCACTTGGTAGCCGGGAGACATTCTGACTTGGATCGTCGGAACCTTGGCAGAACCAGCCCTGCTGAcagtctgagattatctgctAAGGTCATCTTGAtaaataagttaaaattaattttgtgtaatttcaattcttttaaaatttttcaatatCTCTGGCAGATTGTCCAACAACTACTAGATAAGATGATGATCAATCGATCATATAGGCTTGTTTATCAAGACAttagaattattaaaataaaagagaTTATCTTTTAGGAAAGGTGGCGGGGGCAAGAGTGATAACTAAGCTAAATATATATACAATTTTAATATCCTATACATTTTTATATGAGTGATGATAGGCAACATCTGACGTGACCATCTGATATGACTTTGATCGATTTTTTTTAGTCTCTCTCAAGTTTAATTTGCATGCATGCAACAAATCTTTTCTCCTTTGATTGTATGTAGTATGCACAACTATCATTGTGGTGCTggttttaaaaatcaacaccagCATCAAATGATGCTAACTTTTAACCTAGTACTAATTTTAAAGATCAGTATTAAGGTGATGCTaatctttaaagaccaacaccatcTTGATGCTGGCCTTTAACAATCAGTACCAACACCGAGTGATGTTGGTTTTTAACCTAGTGTTGGTATTTAAAAATTAACATCATAACTTAAATACACCAGCTACCATCTTAGTGATAGTTTTTAAAGACTAACACAGGTATCAagtgatgttgatttttaactcggtattagtttttaaaaatcaacaccacaACTTAAATACATTAGCCATCATCTTGGTATTAGTCTTTAAAGATCAACACCAATATCAAATGatgttaatttttaacttaatgttaatttttaaagatcAGTACCATTAACATTAAagtggtgttgatttttaaaatctaaTCATATGGTGTTAAAGATCAAGCACTGAGGGTTTGTAAAAAATCAATACTTGATTCGTAAATCAGAACCATTTTTCTACAAACTAGTAATGTTGATTTGTAGCTTTGGTCCTAATTTAAACCAATAAACCAGTACTAAGGTGTGATGCTGATTTATAATCTCGGTGCTGGTTTAAATCAGTACTAATGTATGCTGACGTCTATAAATCCGTTCCAAGGAGCACCACATCTTGGTGGTGCTGAATTTATAAAaatcaacaataaaataatattaatttctaCACATCACACCTTTTTCACACATTCAAATGAGAGAGGGGATGCTAATTCCCTTATTGTTTCATTTTATTAGAATGAGAGAGGGGATGCTAATTCCCTTATTGTTTCATTTTATTAGAGGAAAAGAGATGTTCAAAGCCCCTATGAATACTCTAGCTAGAGATGGAAAACCTAAAAAAATCAAGAGAAggtattaaattctttttaatatataTGAGGGTTGATTTATGCCCGACGAGTTTGTGTGGCGACCAAGTTGGCAGTTGATAGATTTGCAGTgagaagaaatttaattttactgTTTACTAGACATTTTTCCCAGGATGGAAGGAAAACGAAATGCGACAGGTGACAGAGACAGCGGAAAGGCAATGGCATTCTTCTCTATAATAATGAAAGCTCCTGTTTTTTGTTGTGTATGCATGTATGGGTTAGGGAGTCAACCAAACCTATTTCTACTCATCTCTCTTGCTTCCCCCCTTGGATTCATGAGGCCTGGTAGTGTCCACATGTGATAAGTCTATTTCTATCGTCCACACCACACCAGCTCACACAAATCACTGTGCCTCGTATAGTTTTCCATCTCCCAGCGCCGATCGAGTTCCTTATTCTTCGGCTACAGCGTGTGTCCCCTCGTCTCTCTCTCTCGTTCAGCTCGCTTTCCAAGCTCCTTTTTGTGTTTCCATATTCTTCATCTTATCCTGCTTTTTAGGTTATTATTGCCTGGAGATCTTGTTGCATGCCCTAGGGAAACTTGATGAGTTTTGGAGGTTTGTTCGGCGGCGGTGGCAGCGGCAGCGCCGGCCGAATAGGGATGAGTACTGATTTCTCTCATCGCACATCCGCCGTCATTTCCCAGCCACTCCTCGACTCTTCTTCCGTCTACAAGCCACTGTTCCCTTCCTCTGGCCTCTCGCTCGCCCTGGTATGGATAGATTTAATCTGCCGCTTAATTCTTGCTTTGAGCGTACAGCTCTGGATGACTTTATAACCTTTTGATATTTTGAGCAGCTTGCGAACATGGAAGGCCAAAGCGGCGACAGGGCGAACCGGACTCGTACATCTGGAAAAGCTGGTGGAGGCGACCTGGAGTCGTCACTGCGTCGGAACAAGGAAGACGAGAATGAGAGCAGGTCCGGAGGAAGCGATAATTTGGGAGGCGTCTCCGGAGATGACCTGGATTTGGAGCAGGAGAATCCTCGCAAGAAGAAGCGATACCATCGCCACACCCCTCAGCAAATCCAAGAACTCGAAGGGTAAGGATCCGCCCCAACTTCATCATAATTACGTACTACACTCATGGAAATTtgttttgattaattaattaattttgtctGATCTCTCGATCATCGTGAGCAGGTTCTTCAAAGAATGCCCTCATCCTGATGAGAAACAAAGGTTGGACCTAAGCAAGAGGCTGTCTTTGGAGACTCGCCAGGTCAAGTTTTGGTTCCAGAATCGTCGAACGCAGATGAAAGTAATTAACTATATATCAGAAGTTAATTTCACACTTTCTGTTTTCTTGCCTTATGACAAGCTTGATTGATGATCGGTGCttcttttgagttcattagactCAGATGGAGCGGCACGAGAACACGATTCTTCGGCAGGAGAACGACAAGCTCCGCTCTGAGAATTTATCGATCAAGGAGGCGATGAGGAATCCCATCTGCAACAACTGCGGCAGCCTGTCCTTGCTCGGCGAAGTGTCTCTCGAAGAGCAGCACTTGAGGGTAGAGAACGCCCGGCTGAAGGATGAGCTCGATCGCGTTTGCTCCCTCATCAGTAAGTTCATCGGCAaacctctttcctcttccaccacGCAGATCGCTCTCCCTATGCCGAGCTCCGCCCTGGAGCTCGCCGTCGGGTCCAAATCTTTCGCCAGTTTGAGCTCCATGGTCTCCGCGACCTTGTCGTCCGTCATCGATTTCACCGCAGGAGCGTCGAGCCCTCTCGGCTCCGTCATAACTCCCGTGAGGAACGTGGTTGTGGGAGGAGTGGATCGATCGCAGGAGAGGCTTGTGTTCTTGGAGCTCGCACTGACGGCGATGGATGAGCTGGTAAAGATGGCCCAGATGGAGGAGCCTCTTTGGATTTCGAGCTTGGATGGAGGCAGGGAGACGTTGAACTACGAGGAGTACCACCAAAATTTCCCTCGCTGCGTCGGCGCGAAGCCCATTGGGTTCGTGTCCGAGGCGACTAGGTCTAGCTGCGTCGTCATCATCAATACCTTGGCACTGGTCGAGACACTCATGGACGCAGTAAGTTGATTATCAATTCGGCTGCTAAATCAGATTGAATACTAGTAGTTCTTAACACTTTGTGCTCGATTCACGAACAGAATCGGTGGGCAGATATGTTCCCTTCGGTGATCGCAAAGACCACCACCGCGGATGTGATCTCAGCCGGAATGGGTGGCAGCAGAAATGGCGCATTGCAACTCGTGAGTTCATATAGCATAGCTAGCTTCTGATTTCTGTGCACTTTACTTGGTTTGTCCAAATCCCAACTAATTGAAACCTTGGGtggatataaaatatataatagatGCATGCGGAGCTTCAGGTTCTGTCACCGCTTGTGCCTGTCCGAAAAGTCCAGTTCCTTAGGTTCTGTAAGCAGCTCGCGGACGGAGCTTGGGCTGTGGTGGATGTCTCCTTTGATGGGGCTAGAGACAACTGCCCCGGCGACAGTATGGGTTGCTGCCGCAGGCTGCCTTCTGGCTGCGTGGTGCAAGAGATGCCCAACGGTTATTCTAAGgtatcctctcctcctctttcttCCCGGAAATTATATAGTTGTTATTTTATCAAGCCCATGTGTCAGCGATAGATCTCCGTGCCCTTTTTTTACTCCAAGTCAAGGCCTAATCCTCGTGTTTCCGAATCTCTAATCGGGTCTTCAGCAACCAATACAATTCTGTTTTGGTCAGCGTtgtgttttttaaaattaaacacaCGTCGATCCACGCTCATTGTTTCTCGTGCTTCTTTGCATTTTAGATGCTTCTCCCACTCGCTTGAGAACACCAACCAATAAATTAggtcataaatatatatatatatatatatatatatatatatatatatatatatatatatatatataaaagaaggcAAACGTAAACGTGATTTCTTCTGGTAATTAATGTGCTTGCCCTATTCCAAGCCTAgttgtttttatttttacttaatttAAGCACGCAAAGTCTGGTACTGATGCCCGtcgtattattaattaattatctgCGACTTAATTTACTTTTGTTTTCGCCCACGCTGAGTAGGGCTTGCTATTCATTCCTTCCTTTCCTGCAGCTCCCTCGTTAGTCGAGTTCTTTAATGCAAGTTTGGTAATATTAGTATATACTATGAACGGGTAGCCGTTCTAACACTgtaggaaaattaaaaaaaaaattgaatcagTGGCTCCATACGGCTGGTCCCACGGCGCCGTAAGAGGTTAATGAGGATGGTACAGTTCTAATGCGCATTATGTCAACGATGCCGATTATTCTTTTTGAGTGGCTAGAAACAATGATGCCAATTTTATAGCATGAAAATTGTTCAGTCGAGAAACTGATGGAGAACGCTTGTTCGCGAGTTGATTGAGGTAAAAACATGGGTAACGTGGAATGACAAAATATATATTGTTAATTAATTAGATGTAGTTAATGGCAACGGACAGAGGCCATTGATGAGGCAAAGAAAACACTGACGTGTTGGTACGCAGGTCACGTGGGTGGAGCATGCAGAATACGACGAGGCGGCGGTGCACCCGCTCTACCGTCCGGTGCTAAGCTCCGGCATTGCGCTGGGGGCTCCCCGTTGGATCGCTGCCCTGCAACGCCAGTGTCAGTCCTTAGGCGTCCTCATGTCCTCCCCATCAACGGACGGCGCCAACAGTAAGTCAATGGAACTGAATGCAACGAATTCCGAGCGAGTTGATCGCTGAAATATGACGACGTCCGTTCCTGCAGCGATAACCCAGAGCGGACGGCGGAGCATGGTGAAACTGGCGCAGCGCATGACGGACAACTTCTGCGCCGGGGTGTGCTCGTCGTCGGCGCACGAGTGGAACAAGCTGCGCGGGGGCGTCCACATCGGCCAGGACGTCCGAGTGATGACGCGGCAGAGCGTGGCGGACCCAGGCGAGCCTCCGGGCGTGGTGCTGAGCGCCGCCACCTCGGTGTGGCTCCCCGCTACGCCACAGCAGCTCTTCGACTTCCTCCGCAACGAGCAGCTTCGGAGCCAGTGGGACATCCTCTCCAATGGCGGCCCGATGCAGGAGATGTCTCACATTGCTAAGGGGCCGGACTCCGGCAATGCCGTCTCCCTCCTCCGCGCCAGCGTTAGTGTTTCCCCTCACTAAGCCGATATTGGTTATGACTGTTTTATCCCATCCAATTCAATTCTGATACAATTAATTGTTTTCCCTAGGCGGTGAGCGCGGACCAAAGCAGCATGCTGATATTGCAGGAGACGTGCACGGACGCGTCGGGGTCGCTGGTGGTGTACGCCCCGGTGGACGTGCCGGCGATGCAACTAGTGATGAACGGCGGCGACTCCTCCTACGTCGCCCTTTTGCCGTCGGGCTTCGCCATCCTGCCCGACGGCAACGTGGGTAAGGCGGGGGGAGGGTCGCTGCTGACGGTGGCGTTCCAGATCCTGGTGAACAGCCTGCAACCGACGGCGAAGTTGACGGTGGAGTCGGTGGAGACTGTCAACAACCTAATCTCCTGTACGGTGCAAAAGATCAAGGCGGCCCTCAACTGCGATGCTTGATGTGCGTGTCATGGGTTGAGGTTGAGTCAAGAACGAACCGCCCGCATGACGACGCGTCAGAGAGACTGTTAGTGGTTCGGGTATTGACTCGGTCCGATCAACAATGTTTAGTCATGGTAGTGTTGGTTAATTAGGCATGATGACTTCTTAGTCGCTATTGTAGTCCTTCATAAGTAGTTAGTAGGGATCATGGAGTTAATTAATTGTAGTGGTCATGTATCCGGGGTCATATTTAGTCGTACAATAAAACAGTGCAAGTATTAATCTCAGTCGTtaagcaagaagaggagaggaagccTGGGAATAGTGAGATACATCGTAAGGCTATCTCGTCGCATGCCCGGTATTCATCACGAGTTCCCGTGCTGCATTAAATGTATGGCAGGTCGCCAGCTCATGCTACAGGAGCATTTATTGCTCTTCGATCCGCTTTCCGACGCTCTGGATATTTTcaattttgcatttttttttaaaaaaaaaatttataagatgCGGTCTTTTTGTtttttcgcttatcccgcttccTAGGGATTTCAAGcgtttcttctccaagttgatatACAAAACTTTTTGGTATTTTGTAAATCATATGTAGTTAAAAATAAGTAAGTCAAGAAAAAATATGAATTTTCACGCTAAATTCTAAAATGTAGGCTCCCGTGGTAGTGGTAGTTAAATCCTTCACATAGTAATTAAGGGGTTAACATTTTGAATCTCACTTACGATACATTCAGATATTTTTTCTTCAATGAAACAAGAGCATAAGAACTAGTTATCTGGATGAGttttcataaataatttttaatttatcttgataGTTAGTAAGGTTTTTATAAGGACAGACAGATCACCCATATAATTAattgatttgaaaagttaaatatttgatgtcaactaaaatttaaaatgtaTATGGTAAAGAACTCATACATGCACAAATGAATGCAAGCATACACTCATTTGACTCCCATTGACGAGTTGGTATTATATAGATGTTTGATATAATAAATCTTGAAGTTAATTTTCACTGGGTACGAAAATATCTCAGTGGAAGTTTAACCTTCCCTATACAAAAGACTATTATATTAGAATaggacgaacgtattcatcttttaccatcaACTATTATATTAGGATAAATATCCCTCATGATTTATCCCACATCCCTTCTAGTGTGTGTGGAGTTGTCTTACAGGAGCCGCTAAAGTGACAGTTTCACCTTTTGATGTAATTCTCACAAGATAAAAAGGAAAGTAGTTGGTCTCCCGGGCAATGATGTAGCGGTAGCACGCCTTATCAGTTCCTCATGTATCTATAGATTGAGTCTCAATTTCGGTGAATTAACGAATAAATTTTCTTCAATGCGCGACTGACCTAAGAACGGTCGGCTGATGGATCGTCCGTTGCGAACATTTCCTAATTTATCCTGGTGGTAAATGAAAAACTTTTGTAGGACCAGATTGATCACCCCAATATTAGTCAATATAAGCTGGATATCTagtatcaatttttaaaaaataaaagagaaagtaGATGTGCACTTAGGATGAACAAATTACTTTTTACCACATTAAAGGGAAGTAGGTGACTCCCAAGAGCTTGTTACATTGGTTAAGACGTAACAAAGATTCTCAATGTTATGATTTAATCCTCTGGTGAGACTAGGTCGATGAAAAACTTTCATAGGGTTAGGTTAGTCATCTCAAGATTAATTGATGTAAGCTGAATACctaatatcaatttttttttaaaaaaaaagaaagtagaTTTGCACTAAGGATGAACGAATTACTTTTTGCCCTATTAAAGGGAAGTAAGTGACTCCCACAAGCATGATGCATTGGCTAAGGTGTAACAGAGACTTACTTTTACTCCATTAAAGGGAAGTAGATGACTCCCATAAGCATGATGCATTGGCTAAGACGTAACGGAGATTCTTAGAGTGTTATGATTTAATCCTTTGTTGAGATATGTATTGGCACTGAATTTATTAAAAAAGTTGGATAGTCTTGGGCTGAAGTACCCATCGGTGAAAAATACCCACGAATTTGCCTTCACAAGTAGAGAATCAATTCGGCGTTGGATAGTCTTACAGGTCGGCTGCTGATGACTTGATACTGTGGTTCCGTGATTTACTTCTGAGGATCGATGATAATTTTTATAGGACGGATCAATCCACTTCGGATATATAATACCAGCTGGAGTTAtaaaaaaagtaataata contains:
- the LOC121998247 gene encoding homeobox-leucine zipper protein ROC5-like, yielding MSFGGLFGGGGSGSAGRIGMSTDFSHRTSAVISQPLLDSSSVYKPLFPSSGLSLALLANMEGQSGDRANRTRTSGKAGGGDLESSLRRNKEDENESRSGGSDNLGGVSGDDLDLEQENPRKKKRYHRHTPQQIQELEGFFKECPHPDEKQRLDLSKRLSLETRQVKFWFQNRRTQMKTQMERHENTILRQENDKLRSENLSIKEAMRNPICNNCGSLSLLGEVSLEEQHLRVENARLKDELDRVCSLISKFIGKPLSSSTTQIALPMPSSALELAVGSKSFASLSSMVSATLSSVIDFTAGASSPLGSVITPVRNVVVGGVDRSQERLVFLELALTAMDELVKMAQMEEPLWISSLDGGRETLNYEEYHQNFPRCVGAKPIGFVSEATRSSCVVIINTLALVETLMDANRWADMFPSVIAKTTTADVISAGMGGSRNGALQLMHAELQVLSPLVPVRKVQFLRFCKQLADGAWAVVDVSFDGARDNCPGDSMGCCRRLPSGCVVQEMPNGYSKVTWVEHAEYDEAAVHPLYRPVLSSGIALGAPRWIAALQRQCQSLGVLMSSPSTDGANTITQSGRRSMVKLAQRMTDNFCAGVCSSSAHEWNKLRGGVHIGQDVRVMTRQSVADPGEPPGVVLSAATSVWLPATPQQLFDFLRNEQLRSQWDILSNGGPMQEMSHIAKGPDSGNAVSLLRASAVSADQSSMLILQETCTDASGSLVVYAPVDVPAMQLVMNGGDSSYVALLPSGFAILPDGNVGKAGGGSLLTVAFQILVNSLQPTAKLTVESVETVNNLISCTVQKIKAALNCDA